TCCCGAACGTCCTCTACTCACGCGGAGTACTCCATGCAAACTCGCAGCATCGGCACATCGGATCTTGAAGTCGCGCCGCTCGTCTTCGGCGGCAACGTGTTCGGCTGGACCGCGGACGAACGCACGTCGTTCTCCATCCTCGACGCGTTCGTCGATCACGGCCTCAATTTCATCGACACGGCGGACGTCTATTCCGCGTGGGTCGAAGGGCACCACGGCGGCGAATCGGAAACGATCATCGGCAAGTGGTTCAAGGAGAGCGGCAAGCGCCACAAGGTCGTGCTCGCGACGAAGGTCGGCATGCTCGGCACGCGCGCCGGGCTTTCGGCGGCGAACATCGCGGCGGCCGTGGACGACTCGCTGCGGCGTCTGAAGACCGATTACATCGACGTCTACTTCTCGCATCTGGACGACGACAAGACGCCGCTCGACGAAACGCTCGGCGCCTACCAGAAGCTCATTCAGGCGGGCAAGGTGCGGGTGATCGGCGCGTCGAACTACACCGGCGCGCGGCTGGAAGAAGCGCTGAAAGTGGCGAAGGAATCGTCGCTGCCGGCGTATCAGATCCTGCAGCCGGAGTACAACCTCTACGACCGCGAAGGCTACGAGACGGACCTCGAGCCCGTCGCCGAGGCGCACAAGGTCGCAGTCGTCACGTATTTCAGCCTGGCGAGCGGCTTTCTGTCGGGCAAGTACCGCTCCAAAGCAGACATGCAGGGGAAGGCGCGCGGCTCGCGCGTCGAGAAGTATCTGAACGAGCGCGGCCTCAGGATTCTCGATGCGCTCGATGAAGTCGCGAAGCGCCACGACACCACGCCGGCGACCATCGCACTCGCGTGGGTCATCGCGCGGCCGAGCGTGACCGCGCCGATTGCGAGCGCCACGTCCGTGCAGCAACTGGAAAGTCTCGCGGCGGCCACGCGCCTCGAGCTCGATCCGGAAGAAGTGGCGGAACTGGACGAAGCCAGCGCCTGGCAGAAATAAATCTGTTGCATCAACGAGTTGCCGTGCTTCGAAGAGTTGGCATAGGCGCGGTGTTCTGGTAACATCGCGCCCGAATCGAGAAATGTGCCCGATTTTTCGGCCGATTTTTGCGTCCGCTCCGCTGAAAATGACAACGTCAAAATGTTAATCGCCAGCGGAGAACGGCGCCGAAAGTGTGCGTGCAGGCGGTCCTTTCGTGCGCACATGCCGCTTTGCGGTTGAATCCCAACTCTCTCTTTTCCGGCCTCCGTGGCCGCTTTGCTCGTGTCCGCTGCGTCCTTTTTGGCGCCCGGCGGACGATCGGAGTGCCGGCGCGCGGCGGGTTTTTCCGTTGCGCACTTAGAAATACGTTTAGCAAATCAGGATTGTCATGACCACTATTGTCCTCAAAGAAAACGAGCCGTTCGATGTCGCGATTCGGCGCTTCCGCCGCACCATCGAAAAGAATGGCCTGATCGCAGAACTGCGCGAGCGCCAGTCCTACGAAAAGCCGACCACCGAGCGCAAGCGCAAGAAGGCCGCGGCCGTTGCCCGCCTGCGCAAGCGCCTGCGTAGCCAGATGCTGCCGAAGAAGATGCACTAAAGCGTCTTTACGCCGGGCCGGTTTCTTTCGGTCCGCGAAGGCAAAACGGCGGTGCGACCCGTGAGGGCGCACCGCCGTTTTTTCTTGCAAGTTGGTTCTTAGGCGAACGCGTGCCGTCTTGCGAGT
The Caballeronia sp. M1242 DNA segment above includes these coding regions:
- a CDS encoding aldo/keto reductase; translated protein: MQTRSIGTSDLEVAPLVFGGNVFGWTADERTSFSILDAFVDHGLNFIDTADVYSAWVEGHHGGESETIIGKWFKESGKRHKVVLATKVGMLGTRAGLSAANIAAAVDDSLRRLKTDYIDVYFSHLDDDKTPLDETLGAYQKLIQAGKVRVIGASNYTGARLEEALKVAKESSLPAYQILQPEYNLYDREGYETDLEPVAEAHKVAVVTYFSLASGFLSGKYRSKADMQGKARGSRVEKYLNERGLRILDALDEVAKRHDTTPATIALAWVIARPSVTAPIASATSVQQLESLAAATRLELDPEEVAELDEASAWQK
- the rpsU gene encoding 30S ribosomal protein S21; the encoded protein is MTTIVLKENEPFDVAIRRFRRTIEKNGLIAELRERQSYEKPTTERKRKKAAAVARLRKRLRSQMLPKKMH